The genomic window CTCATTCCATGTGGCAAACCATTGCTACTACCACAACCATCCCTGTATAAAAGGCCAAACTGATTACACTGCTTATGTGTGCAAACATCTCTTTCTCCCATCATTTTAGCTAAGACAAGTTTAACACTTTTCAAGAGAAATCTTACTAAGGAACtataggggaaaaaagggaatacaaagcaaataaaaatattaagaataaattttttgtcattttaacaCAAACACTATCTTGCCACAGATTTCCTTGGCTGCCAGTCTTGGTCCCTTGCTTATGAGTGTTATCATCTCCTCAATCTCTCCCTAGTTCAAAATTGTGGCTCAGAAAGTTCCTGGGTTTGAGATGTAGGACAACTTCAGTTGTTAATTCATTTGCAGAGCAGTAATAAATGACACTGAGAAACATCAAGCTTTTCCTATAAGGCCATTCATTCCATCTACACCCATTAAGTTGTCTTTGATCACTCAAGTGTCCCTGGGGAGTAATGTACCAGAATGATGGTCCTATAAAGTGATCACATCAAAATTAGTTTGCAAAATTTTTTCAATGATTTCATCAGTGGGTAGGGAATTCTTGGTGTAGAAACTTCTTTTTATAGGCCCAAATCTATAGTTTATAATCTTAGAtctggagcactgagagattaaataatttgcttatgGTTAGTATTAGTATGTGTCACAGCAAGATGTGACATAtgtgaacctgggtcttcttaaCTCTTAAGACCCACCTTGCTATCTACTCCCTGTATACAAATAATTCCAGCAATTTTGTCCAGTGAGCTATTTTTCACCAAGATAAAATCATTGCTTCATACCTTATTATATTCAAAACGATTCTTTTCAGTTACAAGTTGACTACAGAAAAGGGCAGAGGTGTTGAATATCTTGAATGAAAATGCAATGAGACAGACAGTAATACATTTtcaaactaagtcaatatgcggCCCATAGGGATCCTTCATGGCCTGTTTctctgagtttgacactactggaGATGGGCATCAAGTTAACTTTACATCTGGATCCTATTAATAATGCAATTTggaaatttcatgaaaaatgtcactttttttctttaaagacaaaaaagacacTCACCTTGTTTGTTCAATTTTGTTCCAACTTCTGGAAGACTACAATAAACTATATCTCCCAATGCTTCCTAAGGGTAAAAGGGTAAAACTTCAAATCAGATAAAATGACTAATGTCATAGTTTCATGAAACCAACTGCTTCAGCCAAAATGGATGACTTGCCCTTTCCAAATGTTATTTGTGCCTCTGCTTACATCACTTTATCCCCTTGGAATGCTCAACCTCATTTTTTCTAACATTTCTACTCACTGAAATTTTAGACTTGAGGGAGAACCActgagtgctggatttggaatcaaaatgcCAGATATGGAAATCTTTTCACACGGTGTGACTAAAAGGCAAGGCCCTCAATCAGTCACTGTATCAACGCCAGGTATTGtgctgaaaataaaatgacaaaaaagaaaccaTACTTGCCCTCAATAACTTTCATTCTATTGAGAGAGATAGCATATACAAATAGaagcatatacagaataaatatgatACAATGTAATTAGAGGGGGAGGAGACATCAGCATCTGGGCAGCTGGGAAAGGCCTTATGGAGACAGTGATGCTTTGCtaggctttgaaggaaactaggagtTCTAACAGGTGGGCATAAGAACAGAGTACATTCCAAACATGGGTAGCAGTTACCGTAAAGTCATATAGAtaaggagatggaatattgtgtcTCAAAAACAGCAATTAGATTAGTCTGGCTAGATTTAAAAATgcatgaagggaaagaaagtatAATAAAGCTAGAAAAGTAAACATGCCAGGGTGTGAAAGACTATAAACACTGAACAcagtatttgatcctagaggtgagaaatagccattggagtttattgagcagggaagCCAAGACTTTAGGACTATCACCTGGCCAACTATGTggaagatgagttggagaagcaTGAGACTGAGGCAGGACACCAATTAGGAGCAATAATGCagaatgaggtgatgagggactcAACTAAGGTGGTGGTCATTTAAGTAGAGAATGGGACTGATACAAGATTTATGGAGtttaaaatgacaagatttgaaaACTAGCTGGATATGTGCATGAAAGAGAATAATGAGGTGTAATTACAAACCTGGGTGACCAAGAATGATGATGGTGACCTCAACtgaaatagagaaattcagaagagtTGGTTTTGtatgaaagataatgagttctattttggacatgctgagtttgagatgcctttggGGTATCTTAAAGGTTCGGAATGCCCaataacctctctgaacctcagtttcctgatctataaaatgaggttaatatcTGTAcataaaagcattttgcaaagtaTAAAGTGTTAAATACAAATCTCAGTTATTATATTCATCCTTCAAGGACTAGTTCAAAAAAACCACCTCCTCCATGTAGTCTTTCCTCATGACTCTAGTTGGAAATTACGTTGCTTTTAACTCAACTCTTACAGATCCTGTACTATAGTGTGCTGGGCAAGATTATCTTGGCAACTAGATTATAAACAGTTTGAAGGAAAAGAGTATTTCGTGAttatcactagctgtgtgaccttgaacaaatcacacAACCTCTGCCCCAGATACTCTTCTGTAAAAAAGGAGCTATTTCCTACCTCctaaagttgttgtgaagattgagagataatatgtaaatatttcgTAAACTcaaaagcactacataaatgttagctttattaGTGTTCTTACTGTTATCACTGAATGACAAAAAATCAACAGCTCTCCTATTCATTGGTTTTCTTCTCACTCCTCTaaagcagtggtgtcaaattcaaatagaaatggatctgaTCTAAACACCTCTGCTCTAAAGCAACAGCAGAAAGGAatagggactgaacctgtgatttcaccgaTAAAGGAAACTCCTGGGAGAAGCAACTCCCTTTATCACCAATGCAGACCAGCCACTTCGGTGCAAACTTAGTTGGTGAGAGTTGCCTAAAGCCCTGAAAGATGACATGGTGTGACCAGGGTTACACAGAAAGTATTTATCAGAGACTGAATTTAAAACGGGGTCTACCTAGGTCTAAGGCAAGCTTTCTCTCTACCAGCCACAGAGCTAATGGGAGAACACTTCTGCAGCAACCAGGAGGACATGGTTAAGGTTTTATGAGAAAACACTTTCAGTTAATGTATGAAAACAATGGCTTCATTTCAGCAGCTCctcacaaagaaaaaataaaacattaatggTTCTACCAACAGAAGGCTCAGCAGCtaaatcacaaatttagagctatagttccagtcttctctttttaaatataagGAAATGAAGATCTAGAGATGttggatgacttgcccaagatcacacacaaAGTgacaaaagaaacaagagaaccCAAATCCTGATTCCAAATCAGTACTCTTCTCTCACAGCACCAAGCTATCTCCCAAATAAAGCACTATTGAAATTTTCTTCAGTTTAGAGTTAGATAAACCTTGATGtttaaaaacacaaatgaaaacagTGGGTTAGAATTACCACAATAAACTGAAATCTATTTAGGGCTTTGTTAAACCCAGGACAATATAATATATTCAGTAATTCTGgacaatttttaaatgttaaataaatgctaattctTTCCAAtaattaaaatttccttttttataagtTATGTCTTATTCCTAAACTACAAGGTCCTTGAAGGTAAGGCCagtcttattttctttgtatctgcccAAAGGTCTAGAATACTAAATGCATGAATAAGTCCTTGAAATATGTAATAAATCTTATTCAAATACATAGCTTTGTTTCCATTCATTAGAtataaaatctgaattcaaacttGAACCTTATTATAATTTTGCAAATGATAAAAAAGACTGACGCCACACTactcaaaaatcaagaaaattcctttttctatAGAATAGGAACAGCCAATAGGGTAGGGTAAGACAAAACTGAGGTGGtgaaacaggaaaaggaagagttaaaattCACTCTGCAGGCCAAGGTGGGGACATTCTGGCTTGACACCTGGTTAACCTCTTCAGTCTGACAGCACTAAGTCCCTGGAATAAATTTGCCCTGGTCACTCAGTGGCAGTCCTGAGACTATTCCTATGGAACTATATTGTCACATCTTCAACTGCCAATAACCAAGAAAGGTTATATCACATAGTAAAAAAGTACTGTAGTTAAAAAATCAGTGCCACAAGCTACCTTTTAAAAGAAGGGGTCTGGGTGTCACTGTTTTAAATAGAAATGACCCAGGGAGGACAAGAGACTCAAACTAAATTAAGTTGCTTTTAACTATAACTTTCATTAAAATTTCAGTAGGCAGGCAGACTTCAATAGAAAAAAGATTCTCAGccctaatctttttttaaatttattttattttctatttttccctaaTCTTAAAGAGCACTAAAAAGCATTACCTCAAAAGCAAATTCCAAGTAAATTCTACCATACTCCACAGTGGATAACGACAGTTACAGAATTACAAAAGCCCTTacagatatggaaaaaaaaatacctgtgcAAAATTGCTGATTCCCACAGTTCCAATACCGTTTTCAATTGTTATCCATTCATGCTTGTCTGTGAATTTTCGAACTATAACGTAAGATCAGTATTTCAGAAAAATACATCGTCTTAAACACACTTTGAAAATATGAACCATTTCAAAAAAGGAAGATAGTTTTGGCTTTGAACAATGTTATCTGCAAAAGGGGCGGTGTGACAAGAGataaggaaatttggaaaagTTAAGAAACCCAGGTCCCAGCTTTGCCACGAACTAGGTCCAAGGGAACTCCCCTTGGGTCTGAACCCCAGCCTTGCAAtcgctacctgtgtgacctgaagTAAGCCACTTCACTGTTGCTGCCAAGGATTCCCCACCTGTGAAAGGGAGGGATTGGGCTAGATACCTTCCAAGACTATTAAAAAGTCTACCAACTGTTAACGGTCATAGCAGCTTGCTAAGACTAAGATAATCCTACACAGGGTCGGGGGATCTTGGAATACAAACTACACGCTCAACCACTGTCCACCGCCAAAGGTGAAAACCACACATCGGGCAAATGGAAGAGCATGGCCTGGAATGAGACCTTCCAGCCTGGCCAATCGGTCTGGTCAGCAGTTCACGTAGGTAGATGGCACTTGGACTGGACTGTCCCAAGGCTTAGCAATTAGGACAAACAACCTTCATACTTGGAAGAAGTCAAAACAAGGGACAGGAAAAGGATGGCAATTACCCCTTTGCTGAAAAGAACCCTcgaaaaataaaatttcacagcattcagagACCTTGCCTTGCAGACCCTATAATCCAGCCCCCACGACTTACACAGACATGGGGGGGTGGTCTGCACCCCTTTCGCACGTAGCGAGCACCTCCCCGGTGCCCGGGCAGAGGGGGACAGGGACACATGACAGCCCTGCGGGGGCTGCAACTAATGATACGGGGACGAAAGGCGGCCGGGAAAACGGGCGTCTAATGCCCTCGTGGGACAGAGGGGAAACAGGGCAGCCGTGCTGCCCGTCCCAGCGCAGCCCAGGCCGGACCCCGCTCGGCCCCGGGCCCCGACGCCCCACCCCCACCCGGCCCTGTCCCAGGCTCACTCACCCGCGAGTCGCAGGGCGCTGGTGCAGAGGCCCCGGGAGGCGGCGGCCgcgaggaagggaggggagccCGGGCCGGGGCGGACCCGCAGGCGCGCGGGGCCGGCTGCGAGGGAGGCCGGGGATCCGGAGGTCTCAGCCCCGACCACCGCCCACAGGGACGAGGCCGCGACCCGCACGCTCCTGGCCGCTCGCAGCGCCATCTTCTCCGGGGGCGGGGCAGCCCGGGAACCGAAGCCTCCTAAGGCTGGAGGTGGGAAGAGGAGGTGGGCCTGGGGGCGGAGTGCGACGGGCGGCCTGAGCCTGGGGCGGAGGAGAGGAAGCATGGCCCCCTGGAATTCACGAGGCCGGCCCAGGGGGCGGGCTCTGACCGGGGCCCGGACCACGTGGCCCAGGACGGGACCCAGGAGAGGGGGGGAAGTGTGGAAGCGGGGCCGGACACAGATAGCCCCACCCCCGGAGGGCGAGGTCTTGCTAGGGAGAGCGGTCTGTGTAGCCCCCGGCTGGCTTGGGGGCCTCTACGTGGTTTCAGGGAAGGGAGCCCGGGGTCCCCAGCTCTCTGGTCATCAGTGAGGCTGCTCCAGAGCCGGGCAGCCAGGTAGCTAAGGAGAGGCGGGCCGGTGTCCTGGGAGGCCAGGACTCCCCAGCAGGGAAGCCCGAGAAGGGGAGGGTAGCTATGCTACTTGGCACCAGTCAGTCCTCCTTTCTGGGCGGCTCCCCAggctgtaaaataagggagccCCCCTCAGTAACCCGAAGTTTCACCAACGCTGGCACAGTGCTACAAAGAATCCAAGAACGGGCAGAaggggctgggctgtgctccccgCAGGCGAGCTTTGGATGCTTCCTTCAGCCTGGCCTTGGGCGTGTCATCCTGCGCGGCTCAGCTCCAGCACCGTGCCCTTCGCCCTGCCTTTCCAGATCCCCCCAGACGCTAAAACCTTTTTTACAAACGTTGCCTTAAGTCAACTCCATTGTGTCACGTATGCACAGTACGTGTGTGGGCATACCTGGAAGGCCCGCTTCGAACTACAACAACGAAGTGAATGTTGTAATAAAGTAAGTCACatgttttggtttcccagtgcatatgaaagttatgtttatactatactgtagtctattaagtgtgtaaTAATATTGTTGAGGTCTAAGGTCACCCCAAAATGTTAGGGTGCATGGTCCTCTTGAAAAAATTTGCTCAGACTCTCTCCCAATTAAATAGAGGCATTTATTAGGGTAAAACATCAAGAAGGTTCCTTTGCCCCTTAAGGGAGACCAGACCCACCACCAGGGAAATCCCAGCTTAAAGGGGGTGGCAGCCCCTTACAGGAGAAGGGCTGATATAGGGAGACTGGGCCTTAAGGGAGGTGCCCATCTAGGGAGACCAACTTAGGGGGAAATTTCTCCTATTTAGAAGGACCccgacatagtgatgtcattttggtcctcttcaagaactcaGTACAACAACCAACTgactgtgtcaggcactgtgctaagaactttacaggtattatctcattggatctcaCATCAACACTGGAAGACCTGCTGTTATTATGTCCACTTTACAGTTGATTAGACAAAGGTTAAatgctgcccagggtcacacaatcgagaaatatctgaaactggatttgaattcaggtcttcctgactctaggcccagccctTGACTCACTGTGCTACTTAGTTGCCTCTAAGAAAAACATATGGGGAGGTGCaggtgagaaagagaatgagagagaagacaagagatggaaataaagagggaaggagagagggagacagaaaaagggagaaggggagagtgaGCATTTATgtgctttcagatttgcaaagtgttttataaatagtatctcatttttctcctcacaaCTACACTgggaagtattattatcctcattttacagatgaggaaactaaagcagacagaggttaagtgatttgctgggggtcacacagtatctgaaactagatttgaactcaggttttcctgactccttgaTGTTTAAATTTCTAGTCCTAGATAAAGTTTATCTCAGCATACAGAAAAAACTGTGAATTTGATGGGGTACAGTCTCTGGGAACCCTCTAGAACCCTCCTTGAATCTTCCTACTGGATCTGGCATTTTCCTTACGCCTTTCAttatcactatgcccaaatctctgttataTCTGGATTAGCTCCAGATTGCCCccagctacttcccacccttgatcctatcaaaatccatTTTTGGTGTTTCCAGCACCTGACCAACCTACTAGCCACTCCCATCAAAACCCTCCCTACATGCCAGGTCACCACAGACTTCTTGGCTACCCCTAGATCCCTTCCATAGTTTTTCTGTAACTAAGATCCATCTCACCTCCACGAAAGCACTCAGATTCATTCTGGCTGGCTTGTCAATACAAAAGTCACAGGGACTGATATTCAATCTGGCCGGCTGGCATTAGCAATACAAATGCTCAGCTTCCTTAAGAATCtacccaatatggcagatatttaataaactttgttattctttggctgaaagaagactttCACTTAGGCGTGATCTACATGTTACTTTTTTTGGgctcccagcacccctaaacctcaacaaatTTAATTTCTGAGCCCACAGACACTGATATCACAGCAATTCAAACAATATTTATTaggggcctactatgtgcaagacactgggAATACAGAAACAGATATGGAAAGTATCTCTATCTAAAGGAACTCATATTTCAGCTGGCATCTTGGGAGTAGCCTGGTTCCAAAAAGTCaagattttctcatctctctggtGCATGTGTCCCATCTCGGagtagaactctggagaaaatctTGAAAACAAAGTTTAGGTATGACTCAAGATATTAACAGGGTCCCTTCAAGAAGTAGGCCAATGTGATTAGATCTTAGAATGTGTAAGAAGACTTagaagtgtaagaagactggagaagtagaaaaaggaaaaatttatgaaaagcttcaaatgccaaagagtttatatttgaatctGGAGGAACCAGGGGACAACtgtagtttattgaatggggggaaTAACATGTTTGGACATATACTTTAGAACAATTTGGCGGCTGAGTGAACAGTAATTgggggtgagaagggagggagttAGAAATAAGGCAGTTAGATATGAGGCGGTAAAGCCTTTCATATCAAGTAACTTCATCTAGATTGAGAGAATGCAACTGGAGTAGACTTCTAATCaagccccacccccaaccctacCCATGTATTATTTAGAAGGCTATTAGAATAGTCATGGTGACAAAGGACCTGAACTAACATGCTCTTGCTGCCTCAGGATACAGAGGCAACCTGTGCTGTGTgggctacttttttttttcctattgcccTCAGGCTTCTGGGTGACCTCTTGTGCGGttctggggtaaaaaaaaaaaatcatttgctaTAGATTCTCATTGGAATTCTTGATCATTAATCACTttggttctttttgttttcttagcccaataagtttatttttgaaaatatacacaaaaatgttGAACCATTTCATGCATCTTCAGCAGCTGGAGCATCGCTGAtggagatgggatctgaacccccaaaaggaaaagaccaagTCTTTGGGATCTGgatcccaaaaaggaaaagtcccTGGACTTTCCTTTAGTCCCAGCTCCCTGGTGTTTGCCTGGGACAATTGACTTTTCCCAGTTAATTAACTGCCttttcattgtctgcacctgaCTCCACCCCCTAGACCACCACTCCTTAATTCCATATAGAATCATTCCCTGTTCCCACAATCTTCTGTATaaaagatccatcttgcctccatgaaaagGTTCAGATTCCTTAAAATCTGACCTCTAGTGTGGATTTTTGGAATCACACCCACCCTGACCAATGTTCTAATAAACTTTGGCTTCTGCTGAAAGAAGGTTTGGAGTGAATCCATTTGGGCAGGACCTGTGTCACCATTTCAGGGTCCCTAAACCTTAACCTTTCCACCCTTGGTGTTCCTAGTATATATCACTTGTGCTCTGTGTTTGGAAACTAGCTTAATTAGACCTTTACTAAGCAGCTTCTGGAGGGCTATGGGGGCTAGAGAACCCTGGATCTTTAGCCTCTCCGAGACTACTGCAGGTGTTGATAAGTTTATAGTGGGGGACCTCCTTGCAGAGTTTGTTGTAC from Notamacropus eugenii isolate mMacEug1 chromosome 1, mMacEug1.pri_v2, whole genome shotgun sequence includes these protein-coding regions:
- the GCSH gene encoding glycine cleavage system H protein, mitochondrial isoform X3, with the protein product MLPLLRPRLRPPVALRPQAHLLFPPPALGGFGSRAAPPPEKMALRAARSVRVAASSLWAVVGAETSGSPASLAAGPARLRVRPGPGSPPFLAAAASRGLCTSALRLADKHEWITIENGIGTVGISNFAQEALGDIVYCSLPEVGTKLNKQDEFGALESVKAASELYSPLSGEVTEINVALAEDPGLVNKSCYEDGWLIKMTLSNPSELDELMSEDAYERYIKSIED
- the GCSH gene encoding glycine cleavage system H protein, mitochondrial isoform X1, whose translation is MLPLLRPRLRPPVALRPQAHLLFPPPALGGFGSRAAPPPEKMALRAARSVRVAASSLWAVVGAETSGSPASLAAGPARLRVRPGPGSPPFLAAAASRGLCTSALRLAGGESLAATVKWLTSGHTVRKFTDKHEWITIENGIGTVGISNFAQEALGDIVYCSLPEVGTKLNKQDEFGALESVKAASELYSPLSGEVTEINVALAEDPGLVNKSCYEDGWLIKMTLSNPSELDELMSEDAYERYIKSIED
- the GCSH gene encoding glycine cleavage system H protein, mitochondrial isoform X4; its protein translation is MLPLLRPRLRPPVALRPQAHLLFPPPALGGFGSRAAPPPEKMALRAARSVRVAASSLWAVVGAETSGSPASLAAGPARLRVRPGPGSPPFLAAAASRGLCTSALRLAGGESLAATVKWLTSGHTVRKFTDKHEWITIENGIGTVGISNFAQEALGDIVYCSLPEVGTKLNKQDEFGALESVKAASELYSPLSGEVTEINVALAEDPGLVNKSCYEDE
- the GCSH gene encoding glycine cleavage system H protein, mitochondrial isoform X2 codes for the protein MLPLLRPRLRPPVALRPQAHLLFPPPALGGFGSRAAPPPEKMALRAARSVRVAASSLWAVVGAETSGSPASLAAGPARLRVRPGPGSPPFLAAAASRGLCTSALRLAVRKFTDKHEWITIENGIGTVGISNFAQEALGDIVYCSLPEVGTKLNKQDEFGALESVKAASELYSPLSGEVTEINVALAEDPGLVNKSCYEDGWLIKMTLSNPSELDELMSEDAYERYIKSIED